ATATGCAACTTTAAGTAACATAGAATATTTTCCAGTTACACAGTTACATTCTATTACATTCTTACATTTAGCGATAAAGGGATAAAATTCCGGTTTATCTTTTGGATCTACTTCTAAATTTATAAATGCAGTTATATTATATCCTAATTTTAATTTATTAATATTAGCTGTATATCCTGTGATTACACCTAGCTTTTCTAATTTCTCAATTCGTGCTGATACCGCTGGCGGTGATAGAAAAACTTCTTCTGCAAGATGTTTTACCGGATATCTAGCATTTTCTTGTAAAAGTTTAATCAATTTTAAATCAATTTTGTCCATACATATTCCTCCATTGCCATATTTAGTATTTACAATGCAAAAAAGGCGTATTGATAGGAAATAACTCCTCAATACGCTTCATTGCATCTTATACTATATATTGTATATTTATATAATAAAGTTTTTTCCTCAAAAATACAATATATTCTAGAATTTTTTTTATTTTTATTAAGATCTTATTTCGATGTCACTGTAAAGCTATCCATTAATGTCCAACCCCAGTTCTTTTGAATTCTTATAGTATTCTTTCCTGCTTTTAAATCTATTGTTCCGACAGAAACACTTTTAAAAGTACTTGTCTTAGGAAATTCAACATCTTTTATTTTGCTTCCATTTACATATAAAGTTTCAATTTTCTTATCATATGGAGATGCATATCTTATATCTAAGTTATAATTTCCTCCTTTTGGAGCATCTATTGTTACTTCTACATAATCTCCATCAGTCTCCATATCATCAACATAACCACTTCCACTATAACCGCTTATTTTGTTATTTGAATATACTCCATGTAATATGCCTTCTTCAGCTTCAACTGTTATACTAGTAGCAGTAGTTGTTGTGTTACTACTATTTATCTTTTCTACCTTAATTGAAGATGTAATATTATCAAAGTTATGTTTATTTAAGTCACTATTATTAGATTTTTTCACCAATTTATTTCCTTTAAAATTATCATCTTCATATAGTGTTATCTTATATCCTGACTTTACTTTTACTGCTGAAACCCAGTCATTCTTTATTCCTAATTTCTTCATTTCGCTTAAAGTATAAGTCCCAACTTTAAGATCTACTTTTTTTCCCTTATATTTAACCTTTTCATAAACTGTTGCTATAGCTTCATCTTCTATATCAGTAGTATTTCCATTATCACTACTTCCTGAATATACAGAACAGATTTTAGATGTATTCTTAATTCCATCTTTGTAATTTAATAATACATTTCCCCACTCACTAAATGAGTTTCCTGACCAATCATTTGCTATATCAAGATATTTCCATTCATCACCATTACCATACCATGACCATCCAATATACCCTACAGATTTTTCTTGACAATAACTCATAATTGTTTTTTCATCTACATCACCATTTGTATGCTTTATTCCAAACTCACCAATGCTAAGTGCTAACCCTTGATTTAATACACCGTCTATATTGTTTTTAATAGTGTCTGCATCTCCTCCAGCATATTCATACATATGTATTGAGAACATTGTATTTTTTTCTGAATCTGCATTAAATACTTCCTTGCCATAGTTATGTATAGATTTTGGATATTGTCCCCAACCCGCACAGTCAATCATGATAGTATTTTTGATACCAGCATTTCTTAACTTCGGAATGGCTTGTTTATATCCTTCTGCCCACTTCTTACCGTCCCAAGTTCCAAACCATTCATTTGCAATATTTAATATCACTGTATCTTCTTTCCCTATTAATGCATCTTTCATTTTCACCCAGTAGCTCACTGCATTATTTAACTTTGAAATATCATCTGATCCTGTTGCATCATGAACTTCTACTACTGCTACAAGTTTATTTTTTTCACAAAGAGAAATAAGATTTTTTAAAGTATTTATATCATCATATCCCCATTGTTCTCCATCACCTACAGCTATCCTTACAGTATTAGCTCCAGTCTTTGCAATAGCTGATATAGCCGTCTCTTCATTACCTTTGTACCATGCATGAGCATGATTTATACCTCTCATAACGAACTCTTTACCATTTGCATCATAAAGCTTAGTTCCTTCTACTCTAAATCCGCTTTTAGAACTCGCTGCATATGCTGTCATTGATGTTGCCATAGCTACTACTTGCGCTAATACTATTGTAGCGACAATAATTTTTTTCTTCAATTTAGCTAAAAATTTTGCCATTTCATCATCTCCTTAAGTAACATTTTTCACCTGTTCTACATTTTATTATAAAATATGACATTTTTCAACCATCATCATCATTTGTTTACTTTATTGTATTATTTTAAAAAAATATAAAGAGCAATAAAAAATACATTAATTTTTATTGCTCTTTATTTAAATTTAATTATATTTTATTTTCTTTAACCATCTTCTTAGCGCCTAAATATGTTGCAAGGAAATAACCTCCATAAACAACAACTAAAAGTACTATAGAAATAATTATTTGTGTCATCATTGATTCACTTCCAAAAAGACTTACAATATCTGATGATACTTTTAATCCAACTATTGAATGAACTATTGCTAAAGATAATGGTACCATAAAGTATATCGCTATTTGTACTAGTAATGATCTATTTATCATATTGTTATCAACACCAATTTTTCTAAGTAAATTGTACTTAGCAACATTGTCAGCACTTTCAGATAACTGTTGTATAGCAAGAATTGCAGCTGTTGTTAATAAGAAAATTACTCCAATATATATAGCTAAGAATGATAACATTGCACCGAATCCTACAGAACTAGCTAGTAACTTCTCTTTAGTTATAGAAAATATATTATTATCATCTTCTATAGCATCATCAATAAATTTTGAAAAATTATTTTCAATATCTCCATTGTTATCTTTATAATTTAGTACTAACCATCCTTCCTTAATTTCTAGACCTTCAACTAAAGAATCTTTAATAATAAAAATACCACAGTTATTTTTCACCATCTCATTATTAATTGTTATATCCATTAGTTCTAACTTGCTAGGTACAAGCTTCTTATCATTAATAGTTATTTCTTTATTACTTTTTAATGCTTTTTCAAGTCCACTTTTTGTTTCGCTAACATTAGAATATATAGCATATTCATTATCATTCAATACTACATTTTCCTCTCCTAACATATCTAATATCTTGTTAAAATGCGATAATTTAATAACCCTCATAGAACTATTATTCATTACTGGATATAAACTCTTAGCTTTGTTACTTTCTTCTTCGCCTAAGTAATCTTTTAAACCAACATTACTATCATAAAGTTGATAATTGACATAATCATTAGAAAACTCATCAATATTAAAACCTTTTTCTTTTATAGCTTCTTCTATATTAACACCTTCAAAGCTATATATTGTAGCATCTACCTTCGTTAAATCTTTCATATCAGAATTCATAGATTTACTCATCCCTAGTCCACCAGAAAGTGTACAAATTGCTACAAATAGCATAAGACATATAAAAGACATAGAAATAAATGTAGTATTAATTTTACTATTAATTTGACGTAACACAAACATATTTAAATTTTTAAGATATATTCTTTTGTTACTTTGCACCAATCGTAATAAAAATCCAGATAATGAAAAGAAAAATAAAAATGTTCCTACAACACCTATTAATATTGTTAAAGAAAAATTACCATCTAACTCAGCTATACCGTTACTAAGAATTCTATGATATCCGTATCCTATCATAATAACACTTATTATAAAAATTATTACTGAAATCATTATATTTTTAGTCTTTAATGTCTCATTTTTCTTTGCTGCTGTAAGCAAATCAATTAATTTAACTTTTCTAAGGGTTACAGAATTAAAAATCAACACAATTGAATATATAATAGCAAAGTATAAAATAGTCTTTTTTAAAGCCTCCATTGAAAATACAAATTGAAATTTAGTTAAATTAACTTGAAATAATTTTGCTGTAAGTACTGATAAACCTTGTGATAAAAATATACCAAGTATTGATCCAAGTACTAATGATATTAATCCTATAAATACAGTTTCTAAGAAAAGTATTCTTCCAATACTGCCTTTTTCCATACCTAAAGTCATATAAATTCCAAGTTCTTTTTTTCTTCTTTTTATAAGATAATTATTAGCATATACAATAAGAAATCCTAGAACCCCTGCAATAAATACTGAAGCTACTGACATAACTTTTCCAACCATTTCAAAGATTGATGCTTGATATTCTCCTATATCCATCATGATTTTCTGAGATTCTATAGAATTGAAAGTATAAAATATACATACTCCAAATAATAAAGTTAAAAAGTATATTGTATATTCCTTAAAACTTTTCTTTACATTTCCTAAAGCTAATTTAAAATAAGTCACGTTGATCACCTCCAAGAAGGGTTACAACTTCTATTATTTTATTGAAAAACTCTTTTCTTGTGTCATTGCCTCTCACTATATCATTAAAGATTTTTCCATCTTTTATAAATAAAATTCTACTAGCATAGCTTGCTGTAAAAGCATCATGAGTTACCATCATAATAGTTGCTTTTCTTTCCTTATTAAGAATCTCCAAACTTTCTAGAAGCATTTTTGATGACTTCGAATCCAATGCCCCCGTTGGCTCATCAGCTAAAATAAGCGACGGATTTGTAATTATTGCTCTAGCACAAGCGACTCTTTGCTTTTGACCTCCTGATATTTCATAAGGATATTTTTTTAATATCCCTTCAATATTTAAAGCCCTTGCTACATCCTTTACTTTGCCATCAATATCCCTGTGACTTACCTTAAGTATTGTTAAAGCCAATGCTATATTTTCATAACAAGTTAAGGTATCAAGAAGATTAAAATCTTGAAATATAAAACCTAACTCTTCTCTTCTAAACCTTGATAATCTTTTGCTTTTAAATTTCGTTATATCCTCGTTAGCAATAAAAATATTTCCGCTACTGACCTTATCAATTGTAGAAATACAATTTAATAAAGTTGTTTTACCACTACCAGATGGTCCCATTATTCCAACAAATTCGCCCTTTTTAACATCAAAACTAATATTACTTATAGCCTTTGTAATATTACCTTTACTCCCATAGTATTTTTCTATATTTTTAACTTTTACAATTTCGTTTGCCATAATCTTCACTCCTTTTCTCTCTAAGTAAAGATTACTACTATTTAATTTATGAAACCATAGAACTATATAACAGCAATCTTACATTTTTGTTATATTAGTTCTCAAAAATCATCATTCTATTAATAGGAAATAATATTGATACTGTAGTACTTTCTTTTTCTACAGATTGAATTCTAATAGATAATCCTAATTTTAAAGCAAGCTTCTTACATAAAAATAGCCCTATTCCTGTAGACTTCTTTCCTATCCTACCATTTTCTCCTGTATAACCTTTTTCAAAAACTCTGTTGATAGATCTTTTATTTATACCAATTCCATTATCCTCTATGTACAATATTACATTGTAATCTTTTTCCTCAGCATAAATTTTAATTATTTTTTCTTTCTTCTCCATATATTTTATAGAATTACTTATTATTTGATGTAATATAAACTCTACCCACTTAGCATCGGAATAAACGATTCTATCACAGTCTTTTATATCTATTTTTATAGATTTTTCAATAAGAATATTAGCATTTCTTTTTATTACATTATTGATACAATTTTTTAAAGGTAATTCTTTTATAATATAGTCTTTCTCTATATTATTGCTTCTAGAATAAAATAATGATTGTTCTATATAATCCTCTACTTTTTCTAACTCTTCTTCTATACTTTTTGTTATTTCATTTTTATTATTTTCTACAAGAAGTTTACAAGCAGCTATCGGTGTTTTAACTTCATGAATCCAAAGCTCTATGTATTCTCTATAATCGTAAGTTTCTCTCTTTACTTCTGAAACTTTATCTTTCATGCTTTTTCCCATTTCTTCTATGATATTATAAAAAATTTTGCTTTCTAAAAAGCTACCATCATCTACAACATCTGGTAACATATATTTCTCATGTAATTTTTCTAGTTTCTTTATAACTTCATTGTAATATTTTCTTTTGTTACTATAATCATAAATATAAAATATTAGTATACCAATAAAATTTAATATATTAGTAAAAACTATGGCATAAGTATTTACCGCCATAGCTTTTAAAAGAATCGATGTAAAAATCATTATTATTATATTTATAGATATAAAAATTATCTTTTCCTTAAAATATTCTATAAAGTTCATATTAGTATATATCCTTGACCTCTCTTTGTTTGTAAATACCCTTCTGCACCAATCTCTTCAAGTTTCTTTCTAAGCCTATTAACATTTACTGTTAATGTATTATCATCTATAAACTCATCTTCTTGCCATAAAGCTTTAATAATTTCTTCTCTTGATACTATCTTTTCCTTATTTCTTATAAGTGTATATAATATCCTACTTTCATTTTTAGTTAATTCTATTTTTGTCCCCCTATATTCCACTTCACTAGTTGACATATTATACTTTAAATCCTTATAACTAAATAAATCTACATCACTATTACTATAAGTTCTCCTAATAATCGATGATATCCTTGCTAATAAAATTTGAGTATTATATGGCTTAGTAATAAAATCATCAGCTCCTAAATTCATACTCATAAGTTCATCTACTTCACTATCTCTACTAGTAACAACGACGATTGGAACATTAGATTGTTTCCGTATTTCTCTGCATATATAATATCCATCGTAAAAAGGCAGATTTATGTCTAACAAAATAACATTAGCCTCACTTTTTAAGACTTCTTCTACTATATTTTCAAAATCTGTAGAATATATTGTCTCATAGCCATATCTATCTAAAAATGTTGTTAACTCTTTTCTGATTATTTCTTCATCTTCAATTATAAAAATCTTATATTTCATAAATTCCCCCAACACCATTCAATTGTTATAACATTTTACCTAATTCATCAATTTCTAAAACATAATTTTTACCACAAAAATGACAATTAACTTCTATAGGCTTTCCTTCTTTAATAATCTCTTCTATATCTTTTCTTCCTATACTTGCTACAGCTTTAGTAACTCTTTCTATACTACAATTACAGCTATATTTTGTTTCTGTATTTTCCATTATCTCTAATCCAAAATCCCCTAAAATTTCTTCTAAAATATCTTCAGGTGTCTTTCCTTCATCTAAAAGCTGTGTAATTGGTTTAATATTGCTTAATTTTTCTTGCAATCTATCAATAACTTCTTCATCAGTATTTGGCATAAGTTGTATTATAAATCCTCCAGCATGTTTTACTGTATTATCTTTATTCATAAGAACACCTAATGCTACTGAAGACGGTACTTGATCTGACGTAACAAAATAATATGTTAAATCTTCAGCTATCTCACCTGAAACTAAATGAGTTTGACCTATATATGGTTCTCTAAGTCCCATGTCTCTTATAACACTTAAAACTCCTAATCCTAATGCCTTACCTACATCCAACTTTCCTTTATCACTAGGTGGTAACATAACATCTGGATTTATTACATATCCTTTTACATTAGCATTAGGATCTGCTGTTACAGTAAGTCCTTTTATAGGCCCATCACATTTAATTTGTAATGTTAATAAATCTTTAGTTCCTTTCATCATTGTTCCCATCATACCTGCGGCAGTCATGAGTCTACCTAATGCTGCCGTTGCAATGGGACTTGTATTATGTATATTTTTAACCTCTTCAACTAAATTTCTTGTAGTTGATGCAAAGGCTCTTATTTGATTATTTGCTGCTGTTCCTCTTATAATATAATCTTTCATTTTTATCCTCCGTCTTATTCAATTAGAAACATTAATTCTTTTCCATTTATAATTTAATCTTGTTTATAAAGAAATTATAACATACTAGTATTTATTATATTTAATTTATACAATTTTAAAATAATGAATTTTAAAACTCAATTTCTTGCATTTTATATTACACTTAAAGTCTTATGTAATATAATAATATTACTTCATATAAAATAAGGTTCCAACAACTTCTTTATATCAATATACACACCGTATATATTGTTTTATATATATTTCTTTTAAGAAAATTTACAATTAATATACAATATGCATCATGTAAAATATAGATATATTTCACGAAAAATGGTATCATATTATTATCATAATTATGCGTAAATTGACTAAATTCATTTTCATAAATTCATTTTATAAATTATATTGGGGGGATTATTTTGAAACAATTTATTAAATCTGACAACTTATTTCTTTCTATTTTTCACTTTATTATGATAACATTAGGTTGTGTTCTAGCAGCAGTTTCTCTAGAAACTTTCCTCGTACCTAACTTAATTATCGATGGCGGCATCACTGGTATTTCTATTATGGTAAGTCAACTTACAAAACTTCCTTTAGGACTTTTTGTATTTTTATTAAATTTGCCATTTATATTCCTTGGTTTAAAGCATATAGGTAAAATATTTGTAATAAAAACTTCTTATGCTATGATTTGCTTTTCTCTTTTACTTTCATTACTTCATCATGTTCCCGAAGTAACTAATGATATGTTATTATGTACAATTTTCGGAGGTATTCTATTAGGTGCTGGAGCTGGAATAGTAATCAGATATGGCGGTTGTTTAGACGGGACAGAAACTATAGCTATATTAATAAGTAAACATACCTCCTTATCAGTTGGACAAATTGTTCTAATATGCAACTTACTTATATTTAGCACTTCCGGTTTCTTATTTGGATGGGATAGAGCTCTATATTCATTATTAACTTATTTTATAGCTTTTAAAATTATAGATATGGTAGTTGAAGGTTTTGAACAAGCTAAATCAGCAATGATTATAACAAATCACGGAAAGGAAATATCTGAGGATATATTTAATAAATTAGGGCGAACAGTAACAATAATGGAAGGTAAAGGTCTTATTTCTGGAGAAAAAGTCATTCTTTATTCTGTTATAACAAGATTAGAAGTTTATGCCTTAAAGAAAATTGTTCAAGAAGACGATCGTTCTGCATTTGTAACCATCTCTGATATATCAGAAGTTATCGGTACTCCAATAAAGAACTAATAAGTCACATAAACTTACAATTATATAATTCACAATTCACAATTAACAAAGCGCAATTCACAATTGAAAATTGTGAATCGTGAATTGCGAATTGAATATTGGTTTTTTCATCAATTAAAAGTTACTTCACCATTCAAATTATAATAAGCACCTACTATCTTTAATTTTCCTTCATCAACATATTTCTTTATGCACTGATCTTCTTCGATCTTCTTAATAACTGCTTCAACGTTCTTATGGGATGCTTCTTCTATATCTTTTGATTCTAAAACAGATGGTTTAATTTCTTCAACTATCCTACCTATGTTACTAGTATCTTCTTTATTATCCTTGACACAATTATAAGCAGCCGTTACTGCTCCACAATTTTCATGTCCCATGACTAAAAGTAAAGGTGATTCTAAATGTTCTACACCATATTCTATAGATCCTAAAGCTAAATCATCTACTACATTACCTGCTAATCTAATTTCAAATATGTCACCAAGTCCTGTATCAAATACATGGGCAGGTGTTACTCTAGAATCTGAACATGATACTACAATAGCAAATGGATTTTGACCCTTTTCCAAATCTTCTCTTCTATCTTTTGAAATATGAATCATTTCACTTTTTCCTTTTACAAAAGCTTCATTACCTGATTTCAATCTGTCTAAAGCCCCATCAGCTGTTGATACATCTATAGTCTCTAACCTAGTCTCATTTTTTGAGGTCACTTTTACATTCTCTTCTTTATCTTTACTTCCACATCCTGATATTATTAAAGTTAATAGTAAAAATATAGACACTACTGTTTTTTTCAATATTATCTCTCCTTTTATGTAAATTTTTTCCTATATCATTGTAGTACCTTATTTCCTATTTTTCAATGAATAATTTATGAATTTTGAAATATTATTAATATATTACATCATTTTATTGTATAAAACTGTAAATAAAAAACTATGCACCATTTTTAATGCATAGTCTTTTAACTTATTTATAATACCTTTGATAAAAAATCTTTAGTTCTTGAATTTTTAGGATTTTCAAAGATCTCACTAGGTTTTCCTTTTTCTAAAACTTTTCCACCATCTATAAATAGAATTCTATCTCCAACTTCCCTAGCAAATCCCATTTCATGAGTAACTACTATCATAGTCATTCCTTCTTTTGCAAGTTTTTTCATTACTGCTAACACTTCTCCTACCATTTCTGGATCTAGTGCAGAAGTAGGTTCATCAAATAACATTACATCTGGTTCCATAGCTAACGCCCTAGCAATGGCTATTCTTTGCTTTTGTCCTCCTGACAACGATGCCGGATAAGCATTTTTCTTATCTTCTAATCCTACCATTTTTAAAAGTTCCATAGCTTTTCTTTCTGCTTCACTTTTAGAAACGCCCTTAACCTTAATTGGCGCTAAAGTAATATTTTCTATTACTGATTTATGTGGAAATAAGTTAAAGTTTTGAAAAACCATTCCCATTTTTTCTCTAAGTTTATTTATATCTACATCTTTATTCATAATATTATTACCTTCAAATATTATTTCTCCTGATGTAGGTTCTTCTAATAAATTAATACATCTTAAGAAAGTAGATTTTCCTGATCCTGATGGTCCTATAACAACCACAACTTCACCTTTTTCAATATGCTCATCTATACCATTTAATACCGAAACTTTCCCAAAGCTTTTTTTTAGATTTTTAACGTGAATCACTTACTCTCATCCTCCTTTCAAAGTAGCTCATTAAACGTCCCAATGAGAATGTTAATATAAAATAAAATACCGCTGCAACCATAAGTGGCTCTAAAGAAAGATATGTGGCTCCTTGTACAATTTTGGATGAAAACATAAGCTCTCCTACTCCAATTACAGATGCCATTGACGAATCCTTTATTACTGTAACTAATTCATTTCCTAAAGCCGGTAATATATTTTTCACAGCTTGCGGAATAATAATTAACTTCATAGCTGTAGATTTTTTCATTCCTAAGCTTCTAGCAGCTTCCATTTGTCCTTTATCAACAGCTTCTATACCTGCTCTTACAATTTCAGATACATATGCAGCAGAATTTAATCCTATTGCTATTATAGCTGCACTAAATGCAGATATATCTATATTAAATATCAATTTAGATCCTGAATATACCATCATTATTTGAAGTAACATTGGAGTTCCTCTAATAACTTCAACATATATTGAAGCAATAACTTTAAGAGGGTTTACTTTCCATATATGAAACTTCGATGTCTTCATAAAAAATAATACAGACCCTAATAATATTCCCAAAAATACGGTAATTATTGAAATCCCTAAAGTAACACCTACTCCCTTAAGAAAAGTATTAAAATATTCACCTAAAAATCCAAAATCAAACACACATTCTGTCCTCCTTCTCTAGAAATTAAATATAAAAATTATTTTTCATTTTCTATTCATTAAAATCATAATAAGCAATTTCTCAAAGTTAATTACTTTGGTTTTGAGCTGCTAATTCATTAGCATCTACTATAAATTGATCTAATTCACCAGAATCTTTAAGTCTTTGTATTGTCTTATTTACTTGATTTACTAAATCAGTTTGTCCTTTTCTCATACCTACCGCATTTCCACCAGCACTATCTTCAAAAGTTATTTCAGAAAGAGCTAATTCAGGATTTGTTTTTATAGCCATCTTTGCCACCGGTTCTTCTGTGATAAGTGCTTCAACCTTATCTGTCTTCAACTCAAGAATTAGGTTATTTACATTAGCTAATAATTGTACATCTGCATCTTTTACTGTCTTCTCTGCTATCTCTTGTTGTGTTGATCCAAGTTGAGCTCCTATTTTTTTACCAGTTAAATCATCTACTGTTTTGAATTTATCTAAATTTTCTTGCTTTACTAATACACCATGTTTTGCTTCATAATATATATCTGAAAAATCTATTTGTTTTTTTCTTTTTTCATCTGGATTCATACCAGAAATAATCATATCAATTTGTCCAGCTTTTAATGCTCCTATAAGAGGATCAAATTCCATTTCCTTAATTTCTAATTCTACTCCCATATCTTTAGCTATCTCATTAGCTAAATCTACATCAAATCCAACTACTTTATCTTTTCCATCTATCATAGCATGAAATTCATATGGAGCATAATCGGCACTCATACCAACTACTACTTTACCTTTTTCTTTTATAGATTCTAAA
Above is a genomic segment from Clostridium bornimense containing:
- a CDS encoding amino acid ABC transporter ATP-binding protein → MIHVKNLKKSFGKVSVLNGIDEHIEKGEVVVVIGPSGSGKSTFLRCINLLEEPTSGEIIFEGNNIMNKDVDINKLREKMGMVFQNFNLFPHKSVIENITLAPIKVKGVSKSEAERKAMELLKMVGLEDKKNAYPASLSGGQKQRIAIARALAMEPDVMLFDEPTSALDPEMVGEVLAVMKKLAKEGMTMIVVTHEMGFAREVGDRILFIDGGKVLEKGKPSEIFENPKNSRTKDFLSKVL
- a CDS encoding amino acid ABC transporter permease, whose amino-acid sequence is MFDFGFLGEYFNTFLKGVGVTLGISIITVFLGILLGSVLFFMKTSKFHIWKVNPLKVIASIYVEVIRGTPMLLQIMMVYSGSKLIFNIDISAFSAAIIAIGLNSAAYVSEIVRAGIEAVDKGQMEAARSLGMKKSTAMKLIIIPQAVKNILPALGNELVTVIKDSSMASVIGVGELMFSSKIVQGATYLSLEPLMVAAVFYFILTFSLGRLMSYFERRMRVSDSR
- a CDS encoding transporter substrate-binding domain-containing protein: MKMGLIKKIIATTLVGVMTLSFVGCGSKEEKNDLESIKEKGKVVVGMSADYAPYEFHAMIDGKDKVVGFDVDLANEIAKDMGVELEIKEMEFDPLIGALKAGQIDMIISGMNPDEKRKKQIDFSDIYYEAKHGVLVKQENLDKFKTVDDLTGKKIGAQLGSTQQEIAEKTVKDADVQLLANVNNLILELKTDKVEALITEEPVAKMAIKTNPELALSEITFEDSAGGNAVGMRKGQTDLVNQVNKTIQRLKDSGELDQFIVDANELAAQNQSN